Below is a genomic region from Spongiibacter nanhainus.
CCGACATTGCTGGCGGGCGGGCTTTATAGACTGGTTATCTGGACTGGCAGCGCTGTTGCTAAGCACAGCCCTACAAGCAGACACGGTCCATGTGGCTGTGGCAGCCAACTTCGCACCAGCTATGAAAGAGATCGCGGCAAGCTTTGGTCGGCACTCCGGTCATGAGGTGATTCTTTCCAGCGCGTCTTCAGGCAAGTTGGCGGCGCAAATTCAACACGGGGCGCCCTTCGATATTTTTCTATCTGCGGATCAGGCCAAGCCGCTTGCCCTGGCTAAAGCGGGCTATGCCGTTCCGGCAACCCGCTTTACCTATGCCATAGGCGCGTTGGTGTTGTGGAGTGCTAATGAGGCCATTCAAGGCAGCGAGCGCCAGCGCCTAGAGGCTGGAGACTACCAAAAGCTGGCGATTGCCAATCCCCGCTTGGCTCCCTACGGCAAGGCCGCACGGGAAACCCTGCAGGCGCTGGGTTTGGAGGCGGCCAGCCGGCGCCACTGGGTGACTGGCGAGAATATCGCCCAAACCTATCAATTCGTTGCCAGTGGCAATGCCGAACTGGGTTTTGTGGCGCTGTCGCAGCTACGGCTGCTGGGTCGAGCTCCGGACTCTGACAAAGCGAATCAACAGGCATTCGGGTGGCAGGTTCCCTCCTCCATGCATCGGGCTATTCGGCAGGATGCGATATTGCTGAGCAAGGCTGAATCCAATGAGGCTGCCAATCAGCTGTTGTCTTATCTCAAGGGCGAGGACGCGCGGGCAATTATGCGGGATTTTGGCTACGATAGCGCCGATGACGCGGCCAATGACACCGCTAATGATACGGCCAATAGCACTCACTAAGACCCCACTATGACACTGTCCCCCGCCGACCTCGACGCCATCTGGTTAACCCTGAAATTGGCCTTCACCACCACAGTGGTACTGTTGCTGATCGGCACACCGCTGGCGTGGTGGCTGGCGCGCACCGCGTCCCGCCTGAAAGGGCCTGTCGCGGCCTTGGTGGCACTACCCATGGTGTTGCCACCCACCGTATTGGGGTTTTACCTATTGGTGGCCTTGGGGCCCAATGGCCCGGTGGGTCAGGTCAGCGAGGCACTGGGTCTGGCTACCCTGCCCTTCACCTTCTGGGGGCTGGTGGTGGGCTCGGTGATTTATTCCCTGCCCTTTGTGGTTCAGCCGCTGCAAAATGCCATGATGGCCTTGGGAGAGCGTCCACTGGAGGTGGCTGCCACCTTGCGAGCCGGCCCCTGGGACCGTTTTTTTAGCGTGGTATTGCCCC
It encodes:
- the modA gene encoding molybdate ABC transporter substrate-binding protein gives rise to the protein MAANFAPAMKEIAASFGRHSGHEVILSSASSGKLAAQIQHGAPFDIFLSADQAKPLALAKAGYAVPATRFTYAIGALVLWSANEAIQGSERQRLEAGDYQKLAIANPRLAPYGKAARETLQALGLEAASRRHWVTGENIAQTYQFVASGNAELGFVALSQLRLLGRAPDSDKANQQAFGWQVPSSMHRAIRQDAILLSKAESNEAANQLLSYLKGEDARAIMRDFGYDSADDAANDTANDTANSTH
- the modB gene encoding molybdate ABC transporter permease subunit gives rise to the protein MTLSPADLDAIWLTLKLAFTTTVVLLLIGTPLAWWLARTASRLKGPVAALVALPMVLPPTVLGFYLLVALGPNGPVGQVSEALGLATLPFTFWGLVVGSVIYSLPFVVQPLQNAMMALGERPLEVAATLRAGPWDRFFSVVLPLAKPGFVTAAVLGFAHTVGEFGVVLMIGGNIPGETQVVSVQLYDHVEAMDYSHAHTLAGILVAFSFVVLLALYRFQPNATLFRSR